In Ancylothrix sp. D3o, the following are encoded in one genomic region:
- the rpe gene encoding ribulose-phosphate 3-epimerase, with protein sequence MTTKSQKQIVIAPSILSADFSRLGEEIRAVDEAGADWIHVDVMDGRFVPNITIGPLIVQAIRPVTKKPLDVHLMIVEPEKYVEDFAKAGADIISVHAEHNASPHLHRTLGQIKECGKQAGVVLNPSTPLELIDYVLELCDLILIMSVNPGFGGQSFIPGVLPKIRKLRQMCDERGLDPWIEVDGGLKGNNTWQVLEAGANAIVAGSAVFNAPDYAAAIEGIRNSKRPEPQLAAV encoded by the coding sequence ATGACTACGAAATCACAAAAACAGATTGTTATCGCTCCATCCATCTTATCAGCCGATTTTAGCCGTCTGGGTGAGGAAATTCGGGCCGTTGACGAGGCTGGGGCTGATTGGATTCACGTTGATGTCATGGATGGCCGGTTCGTGCCCAATATTACTATCGGCCCGCTGATTGTGCAGGCAATTCGTCCGGTGACGAAAAAGCCTCTGGATGTTCACTTGATGATTGTGGAACCAGAAAAGTATGTGGAGGATTTTGCTAAGGCTGGGGCTGATATTATTTCGGTTCATGCTGAACATAATGCTTCTCCGCATTTACATCGCACCCTTGGCCAGATTAAGGAGTGTGGCAAGCAGGCTGGGGTGGTGTTGAATCCTTCGACTCCGCTTGAGTTGATTGATTATGTGCTGGAATTGTGCGATTTGATTTTGATTATGAGTGTTAACCCTGGTTTTGGCGGCCAAAGTTTTATTCCAGGGGTGTTGCCAAAAATTCGTAAGCTGCGTCAAATGTGTGATGAGCGCGGTTTAGACCCCTGGATTGAGGTTGATGGCGGTTTGAAGGGTAATAATACTTGGCAGGTTTTGGAAGCTGGCGCTAATGCGATTGTGGCCGGTTCGGCGGTGTTTAATGCCCCTGATTATGCGGCGGCTATTGAGGGTATTCGCAACAGCAAGCGCCCTGAACCCCAGTTAGCAGCAGTTTAG
- a CDS encoding DsbA family protein, with protein MNKAYKPLILLLTLLALTSCTGNKPTPQTTPTESQLKEQVLQIIRENPQVLIESVQTYQQEQDRKLQESRQTFLQQMTTNPAAVIADSPITGSPDKKIVLVEFSDFQCPVCAQAQKNVKQFIEKNKNKVTLTYKHLPLPQHEQAIPAAKASWAAAQQGKFWEYHDALFTQQQKLGEPLYLEIAKKLKLDENRFNQDRQSAAAEAAIQKDLQLAQSLGITGTPFFNLNGEPLIGAVSVAELEKALAKVTGTAQTPKPQTPAPEEEVPVEEPLPVE; from the coding sequence ATGAACAAAGCCTACAAACCCTTAATTCTCCTCTTAACCCTCCTAGCCCTAACCAGTTGCACCGGCAACAAACCCACCCCTCAAACCACCCCAACCGAAAGCCAACTCAAAGAACAAGTCCTACAAATCATTAGAGAAAACCCACAAGTGCTCATTGAATCTGTCCAAACCTACCAACAAGAACAAGACAGAAAACTTCAAGAATCACGGCAAACATTTTTGCAACAAATGACAACAAACCCCGCCGCCGTCATCGCAGACTCTCCCATCACCGGCTCCCCCGACAAAAAAATCGTCCTCGTAGAATTTTCCGACTTTCAATGCCCCGTCTGCGCCCAAGCTCAAAAAAACGTAAAACAATTCATCGAAAAAAATAAAAACAAAGTCACCCTCACCTATAAACACCTACCCCTACCCCAACACGAACAAGCAATACCCGCAGCAAAAGCCTCTTGGGCAGCAGCACAACAAGGAAAATTCTGGGAATACCACGACGCCCTATTTACCCAACAACAAAAACTTGGAGAACCCCTCTATTTAGAAATCGCCAAAAAACTCAAACTAGACGAAAACCGCTTTAACCAAGACCGGCAAAGCGCCGCCGCCGAAGCCGCCATTCAAAAAGACCTACAACTCGCCCAAAGCCTGGGAATCACCGGCACCCCATTTTTCAACCTAAACGGAGAACCGCTGATCGGAGCCGTTTCAGTTGCCGAACTCGAAAAAGCCCTTGCCAAAGTCACCGGCACAGCCCAAACCCCAAAACCACAAACACCGGCACCCGAAGAAGAAGTGCCGGTGGAAGAACCCCTCCCAGTAGAGTAA
- a CDS encoding site-specific DNA-methyltransferase, with amino-acid sequence MSDSVITNKLFYGDNKQILRQYIPNQSIDLCYIDPPFHSKRDYYQITTEDGILLKTKAFTDTWKWNNQATEDYNQILDNSTQIFTQQTLDIIRAFSQIIGKNSLLAYIVNLTLRLGEIHRILKPTGSLYLHCNPSASHYLKIILDTIFCPQGGEFQNEIIWCYTLGGKSKRRFAKKHDTIFFYTKNTRQYTFNPEAATIPRKPNSHMKQKTDETGRKYQEKTDTKTQKTYQYYLDTGKIAEDYWTDIETLNRKDKQRQGYPTQKPQALLERIIKVSSNPGDIILDAYCGAGTTLVAAQKLNRHWIGIDNTTQSLTLTLQRLTETFGPQILTQIEISNLPQNP; translated from the coding sequence ATGTCGGATTCAGTCATCACTAACAAGCTATTCTATGGAGACAACAAGCAAATATTGCGCCAATATATTCCCAATCAAAGCATCGATCTATGTTACATAGATCCACCCTTTCATTCCAAGCGCGACTACTATCAAATCACCACAGAAGACGGCATATTATTAAAAACAAAAGCTTTTACAGATACTTGGAAATGGAACAACCAAGCCACCGAAGACTATAACCAAATACTCGACAACTCCACCCAAATTTTCACCCAACAAACCCTAGATATCATCCGGGCTTTTTCCCAAATTATCGGAAAAAATAGCTTATTAGCATACATAGTTAACCTCACCCTCAGACTCGGAGAAATTCACCGAATTCTCAAACCCACCGGCAGCCTTTATCTACACTGCAACCCAAGCGCCAGCCACTATCTAAAAATCATCCTAGACACAATATTTTGCCCCCAAGGAGGAGAATTTCAAAACGAAATTATCTGGTGTTACACCTTGGGAGGAAAAAGCAAACGCCGGTTTGCCAAAAAACACGACACCATCTTTTTTTACACCAAAAATACCCGCCAATACACCTTTAACCCAGAAGCCGCAACCATCCCCAGAAAACCAAACTCTCACATGAAACAAAAAACCGACGAAACCGGCAGAAAATACCAAGAAAAAACCGACACCAAAACCCAAAAAACCTATCAATATTACCTAGACACAGGAAAAATAGCAGAAGACTACTGGACAGACATAGAAACCCTAAACAGAAAAGACAAACAACGCCAAGGCTACCCAACCCAAAAACCTCAAGCCCTCCTCGAAAGAATCATCAAAGTTAGCAGCAACCCAGGCGATATAATTTTAGATGCCTATTGTGGAGCCGGTACCACCCTTGTCGCCGCCCAAAAACTCAACCGCCACTGGATAGGAATCGACAACACCACCCAAAGCCTCACCTTAACTTTGCAACGATTAACCGAAACCTTTGGCCCCCAAATTCTCACCCAAATAGAAATTTCAAACCTCCCTCAAAACCCCTGA